Part of the Pseudomonadota bacterium genome is shown below.
CCAAGGAACGTAGAGCCTCCGAAGAGCCCCGGGTTGTCAGCAATAGCGGACGAATCGCTGTAGAAGGAACCGTACTCCACCGAACCGCCCGCAAAGAACCCGAGGCCGAAAAGCGCGCTGCCCACTTCATCAAAGCGCCGGTAGAAGTTAACTCTGCCGACCCGGTAATCAGATGCTATTAATGAGTTCTGGGACAGTCCAGAGAAGTTGAAGAGGCCACCAAATGCCCACGACCGATACAGAGGAAGATCTCCGAGCGTGGTGCCGTAATCTCCGTTAATTAAAAGTGTATTACGCCCACTGGTAAAAGGTTTGGATAGACCGCCGCTAAACTGCTGGAAGTTGTCGGAACTACCGAGGTCCGATTGAGAATAATTGTAGCTAGCTCGACTCATAATTCCAGTAGTTGGGAAATCCGGATTATCCTGTGAGTCGATGATTAACGAGGCGGCGGCCTCTCCGATCTCAAAATCAGCATCCGGGAGATCCGGGTCTCCGATGTGCCGAGTAGCCTTGCCGGTGCCACGACGATACTCGGCAGTGATCTCGCCGGAGCTGCCCAGGCGCCGACCAAAGCCTACACCCACAAGTTCCTGTGTACGCTGGTATACCGCTACGATCTCTTGCTCCTCGGTCGGATAAAGGGTTTGCCGCGAGATATCAAAGCGTGGAGAGACAAAATAGTCGCTTCCGGAGTAGATCGGTTGATAGAACTCACCTGCGAATTTTGGCGAGAAACCAATAAGCGCTTCGCCCTGAAACCAACCACCTTGCGGGGTGATCTCATTTATTCGGTAGGTACCGCCCATGGTGTAGTTCGTCTCACCCTTGAAATCATCCTGAAGGGTCGCGCCGAACCGGAAGTAGTCGTCGAGCCACTCCTTACGCTTAGCGTTGATCTCTACGCCGCTCTTACCGTCTTTCTCAACCACGTCATAGCGAACAGAGCTGTAATCTCCAGTGTTGTAGATCCGTTCTACCTCTTCGTCGAGCGCGTTTCGGTCAAGAATATCGCCGGGTTTTGTGGTAACAACTTTATCTAGAAATTCCTTGGATCCATGCTTGTCGCAATGAATTGTGACGAATTCGACCGTAGTCTGTTTGATAGTGGCTTCACGCGCAGCTTTGAATTTGGCGTACTCAGCTTCTGAGACGCTTAGGTGTTTGAGTTGCGGAATCAGCCTCCGAGCGGCCTCTTCCCCAAGGGCGATAAGCTCCTTTGCTTTACCGAAATCGACAGCGGTATATCCCGTAAGGTTTGGTTCGATGAGGATATCCTCCTTAGTGAGCGTTTTTTTTTGGATCGCAGAATTCTGCGCCAAAAGAATACTGATGATCTGCCCACCTATAGCCAGAGGTGAGCTAAGGGAGTCTCTCTTCTGTAGGTCAGCGTTAAGTTCCACAACGATAAGTCGACTTGCTCCCATCTCTCGCACCACATCCATCGGGAGGTTGTTGGTGATACCGCCGTCTACAAGAAGGCGTCCGTCTATTTCCACTGGGGCAAAGACCCCGGGGACTGACATGCTCGCGCGAACAGCGGTGGCTACATCTCCCTTGGAAATGACGACCGCTTGACCCGTTTCTATATCTGCGGCGACAACTCGAAGGGGAATTCTGAATTCATTGAAATCGGCAGGGGAGGGGGGGCCGTTTTCATACAATCGTTGCAGCACCGGTAGAAGTCGTTGGCCTTGAACCACACCGAAAGGAGTAATCAGCTTTCCATTCTTGACGGAGATCTTCGTGTCGCCATAAATCTCTCGGTTTCTTCCCGCTTTAGATCTATAGGATAGTTCATCGCGATTAACACTATCTGAAAAGATCTCGTCCCAATTGCTCTCAATAAGTAGTTGCTCCATCGCGTCAACTCGTTGCCCCGTGGCGAATGCTGCTCCAATAATAGAGCCCATGCTGGTTCCTGCTACATACGCTATTGGGACTCGATTTTCCTCCAGGACCTTAAGTACGCCCACGTGAGCCATCCCGAGAGCCCCGCCTCCAGCCAAGACCAGCCCGATTTTTTCCCGCCTTTCCTCGGCCAGAGAGGGGCAGACTTCATGCGTTGCAATAAGGAGAGCTCCCATAATGAAAAGGAGTTGGCGGGCGCGCTGCTTAACGGTCGTAGAAATTATATTCATGAATTGTACTGAAAGTAAGCCTGGGCCAAACACCATACGGCGACGGACGCCACATCCGAGTTAGGTTGTGCAAAATCGAGGCTGCCAAACTTAGCGTTCCTTAGCAATAGAAGGACTATGGGCGAAAGGCGTTAGCTATCGACCGTTCTTGCGAGTATGAACCCAGAATTAGGTTAAATCTGCGCTAGCGCTCGTAACATGTTCAAAGATATCATTGATGGATAATATGGGATAAATAGTAGCTATTCACCCCAAGATTAGCGTCCCCGATTAGGGGACGTCAAGAAAGGGTGTTTCCAGGGGGTAACCGCGAGACCAAATCCGTTTAACCAGCGACAAGTTTATACTGGGGTGAATAGTTAATGGAAACCATCATCGTCATACCGGCCCGTTACGGGTCATCTCGATTCCCAGGGAAACCGTTAGCGCCTGTCTCTGGTATAAGTTTACTTGAGCGGGTATGGCGGATCGGGAAGTCGGTCGCTGGTGTTGACCAGGTTGTCGTCGCAACTGATGACGAACGGATCGTTACTCACGTGAAGAGTTTTGGGGGTGATGCCGTCATGACCTCCGACTCCTGTCAGAACGGCTCTGAGCGGGTGTATGAGGCCGTTACAAATCTGAAGGTGTCGCCGCGCGTCATTATCAACCTGCAGGGGGACGCTGTGTTGATGCCCCCATGGGTTATCGGTTCCCTGGTCGCAGAGATGACCCGTGATAAAGCTGTACAGATCTCTACCCCTGCCGTAAGGCTTACGAAACAGCAATACGACGCCATGTCTGCTATGAAGAGCGCTGGAGTTGTATCGGGCACCACAGTCACGTTCAATACACAGAGGAATGCGATGTATTTCTCAAAGGGGATAATCCCATTCGTGCGATCATTTCCTCAAGATGGTGCTAGCCCGATCTATCAACATATCGGGGTGTACGCCTACACCGCGGAGTCTCTCAAGCGCTATATCTCGCTTCCTATGGGGCAATTCGAAGCGGTAGAGC
Proteins encoded:
- a CDS encoding patatin-like phospholipase family protein; this translates as MNIISTTVKQRARQLLFIMGALLIATHEVCPSLAEERREKIGLVLAGGGALGMAHVGVLKVLEENRVPIAYVAGTSMGSIIGAAFATGQRVDAMEQLLIESNWDEIFSDSVNRDELSYRSKAGRNREIYGDTKISVKNGKLITPFGVVQGQRLLPVLQRLYENGPPSPADFNEFRIPLRVVAADIETGQAVVISKGDVATAVRASMSVPGVFAPVEIDGRLLVDGGITNNLPMDVVREMGASRLIVVELNADLQKRDSLSSPLAIGGQIISILLAQNSAIQKKTLTKEDILIEPNLTGYTAVDFGKAKELIALGEEAARRLIPQLKHLSVSEAEYAKFKAAREATIKQTTVEFVTIHCDKHGSKEFLDKVVTTKPGDILDRNALDEEVERIYNTGDYSSVRYDVVEKDGKSGVEINAKRKEWLDDYFRFGATLQDDFKGETNYTMGGTYRINEITPQGGWFQGEALIGFSPKFAGEFYQPIYSGSDYFVSPRFDISRQTLYPTEEQEIVAVYQRTQELVGVGFGRRLGSSGEITAEYRRGTGKATRHIGDPDLPDADFEIGEAAASLIIDSQDNPDFPTTGIMSRASYNYSQSDLGSSDNFQQFSGGLSKPFTSGRNTLLINGDYGTTLGDLPLYRSWAFGGLFNFSGLSQNSLIASDYRVGRVNFYRRFDEVGSALFGLGFFAGGSVEYGSFYSDSSAIADNPGLFGGSTFLG
- the kdsB gene encoding 3-deoxy-manno-octulosonate cytidylyltransferase, with protein sequence METIIVIPARYGSSRFPGKPLAPVSGISLLERVWRIGKSVAGVDQVVVATDDERIVTHVKSFGGDAVMTSDSCQNGSERVYEAVTNLKVSPRVIINLQGDAVLMPPWVIGSLVAEMTRDKAVQISTPAVRLTKQQYDAMSAMKSAGVVSGTTVTFNTQRNAMYFSKGIIPFVRSFPQDGASPIYQHIGVYAYTAESLKRYISLPMGQFEAVEQLEQLRALEHGIPIRVVEVSMQGRTMWSVDNPQDVKRCEDIIKAEGELV